Proteins from a genomic interval of Chryseobacterium indologenes:
- a CDS encoding putative DNA modification/repair radical SAM protein, with the protein MNFERLKEKLEILADAAKYDVSCSSSGGTRKNKKGGLGDSSVSGICHTYTEDGRCVSLLKILLTNHCIYDCAYCVSRSSNDIKRAAFTVEEVVDLTINFYRRNYIEGLFLSSGIFKNADTTMERLVRVAKKLRLEENFNGYIHLKSIPGASDDLMQEAALYADRLSVNLEIPTESGLKLLAPEKNREDMLNPMRYIQKGIIQYEDEKKILKKVPKFAPAGQSTQMIVGATNENDLQIIKVADHFYKNFNLKRVYYSGYVPVLEDKRLPSLTTEVPMLRENRLYQSDWLMRFYGFKAEEILDPHIPFLDLEVDPKLSWALRHLDQFPVNIQTADYRMILRIPGIGVKSAQKIISARRFQVLSIDHLKQLGAAVNRAKYFIDFTAGNAYLRYLTDKNFRKLLVGGSSSKFHNQFSQQLSLF; encoded by the coding sequence ATGAACTTTGAACGCCTTAAAGAAAAACTCGAAATCCTTGCAGACGCAGCAAAGTACGATGTATCGTGCTCTTCAAGCGGCGGGACAAGGAAGAACAAAAAAGGGGGTTTGGGTGATAGCTCTGTAAGCGGAATCTGCCACACCTATACAGAAGATGGAAGATGTGTTTCTTTGCTTAAAATTCTATTGACCAATCATTGCATTTACGATTGTGCGTATTGTGTATCGAGAAGTTCAAATGATATTAAAAGAGCGGCATTCACCGTGGAAGAGGTAGTTGATCTTACTATAAATTTTTACCGTAGAAATTATATCGAAGGATTATTTCTAAGTTCAGGAATTTTCAAAAATGCAGATACAACCATGGAGCGACTGGTGCGGGTGGCCAAAAAACTTCGCCTTGAAGAAAATTTCAATGGGTATATTCATCTGAAATCAATTCCGGGAGCAAGTGATGACCTGATGCAGGAAGCTGCCCTGTACGCAGACCGGTTGTCCGTTAACCTTGAAATCCCCACCGAAAGCGGGTTAAAATTACTGGCTCCTGAGAAAAACAGGGAGGATATGCTGAATCCGATGCGTTATATTCAGAAAGGGATCATTCAATATGAAGATGAGAAGAAAATTTTGAAAAAAGTTCCCAAATTTGCTCCGGCTGGACAATCTACCCAGATGATTGTAGGGGCTACGAATGAAAATGACCTGCAGATTATCAAAGTGGCTGATCACTTTTATAAAAATTTTAATCTGAAAAGAGTGTATTATTCAGGATATGTTCCTGTTTTGGAAGATAAAAGGCTTCCTTCTCTTACTACCGAAGTTCCGATGCTTCGTGAAAACAGATTGTATCAGTCGGACTGGCTGATGAGATTTTACGGTTTTAAGGCAGAAGAAATTCTAGATCCTCATATTCCTTTTCTTGATCTGGAAGTGGATCCGAAATTAAGCTGGGCACTGCGACACCTGGATCAGTTTCCGGTAAATATTCAAACGGCGGATTATCGGATGATCTTAAGAATTCCGGGAATTGGTGTAAAATCTGCACAAAAAATTATCAGTGCGAGACGTTTTCAGGTTTTAAGCATCGATCATTTAAAACAGTTGGGCGCAGCAGTAAACCGGGCCAAATATTTTATTGATTTTACCGCAGGAAATGCCTATTTACGATATTTAACAGATAAAAATTTCAGAAAACTCTTGGTAGGAGGAAGTTCTTCAAAGTTTCACAACCAATTCTCACAACAATTGAGTTTATTTTGA
- a CDS encoding TIGR03915 family putative DNA repair protein, with the protein MTNLLYDGSFDGLFTAIFEVFEYRYHDAEIVSRQKFHQENIFAEIHEVITQPEKSERVLHKLKQDIGKRGIHQLLKVFLSEDPESERLTLSVVRKSVNQPGINILENFADPDILKISKICKSVDRERHRMTAFVRFEKMQDGIFFSQIDPDFNVLPLIRKHFKDRYQDQKWMIYDLRRNYGILYDLENCDFFYPDGQLDLNHYQQKFHDDEKNYQVLWQRYFTKTNIVERKNLKLHVQHVPKRYWKYLTEKW; encoded by the coding sequence ATGACAAACCTGCTCTACGACGGAAGTTTTGACGGCCTTTTTACAGCAATATTTGAAGTTTTCGAATATCGCTATCATGATGCGGAGATAGTGAGCAGACAAAAATTTCATCAGGAAAATATTTTCGCAGAAATTCATGAGGTCATTACCCAGCCCGAAAAATCAGAAAGAGTTTTGCATAAGCTGAAACAAGATATCGGCAAACGTGGCATTCACCAACTTTTAAAAGTTTTTTTGTCTGAAGATCCGGAATCGGAAAGATTAACCTTATCCGTTGTAAGAAAATCGGTAAATCAACCAGGAATAAACATTCTTGAAAACTTTGCTGATCCTGATATTTTAAAAATTTCAAAAATCTGCAAGTCCGTCGATCGTGAAAGGCATAGAATGACAGCTTTTGTTCGGTTCGAGAAAATGCAGGATGGTATATTTTTTTCACAGATAGACCCCGACTTTAATGTTTTACCATTAATCAGAAAACATTTTAAGGACCGTTATCAGGACCAGAAATGGATGATCTACGATCTGCGCAGAAATTACGGAATTCTCTATGACCTTGAAAACTGCGACTTCTTTTATCCCGATGGACAACTGGATCTGAATCATTATCAACAAAAATTTCATGATGATGAAAAAAATTATCAGGTATTGTGGCAACGGTACTTCACCAAAACAAATATTGTTGAAAGAAAAAATTTAAAACTTCATGTTCAGCACGTTCCAAAACGATACTGGAAATATCTGACGGAGAAATGGTAG
- a CDS encoding DNA alkylation repair protein, whose amino-acid sequence MTEKRKGARSVKDIPTEILHQLNKGEIETANLTEWLAVDQKLLLENLLLEHHREEYLKPVLKKVDGLKKQTVNTVNEAIGTGILDLVIENKDEGLVSELSVHQSDLVRCWAAYMIGRNNTMSLKERFLRIQSFASDQHFGVREISWMTLRPDIAKNISASIAILSEWTAHKNEYVRRFASECTRPRGVWCEHIAELKQNPGLGLDILEPLRSDESRYVQDSVGNWLNDASKSQPEFVIEVCDEWLKESPTRETKYIVKKALRTIRK is encoded by the coding sequence ATGACCGAAAAGAGAAAAGGAGCACGTTCTGTAAAAGACATACCTACAGAAATTTTGCACCAACTGAATAAAGGTGAGATTGAAACCGCCAATCTTACAGAATGGCTGGCTGTGGACCAGAAACTGCTGCTGGAAAATTTGCTTCTTGAGCATCATAGGGAAGAATATCTGAAACCTGTCTTAAAAAAAGTAGACGGATTGAAAAAACAGACTGTCAATACGGTTAATGAGGCAATAGGAACAGGGATTCTCGATTTGGTTATTGAAAATAAAGACGAAGGATTGGTATCAGAGCTTTCTGTTCACCAATCAGATCTGGTTCGTTGCTGGGCTGCATACATGATCGGAAGAAATAATACAATGAGTCTCAAAGAAAGGTTCCTAAGAATACAAAGCTTTGCCTCCGATCAACATTTCGGAGTGAGAGAAATAAGTTGGATGACACTGCGTCCCGATATCGCAAAAAATATTTCCGCGTCAATAGCGATTTTATCTGAATGGACTGCTCACAAAAATGAGTACGTACGGCGCTTTGCCAGCGAATGTACCAGGCCTCGCGGAGTATGGTGTGAACATATAGCTGAACTGAAACAAAATCCGGGACTGGGACTGGATATTTTAGAGCCACTGCGTTCGGATGAATCGAGATATGTCCAGGATAGCGTTGGGAACTGGCTTAATGACGCGAGCAAGTCACAACCTGAATTTGTCATTGAGGTCTGTGATGAATGGCTTAAAGAAAGTCCAACGAGAGAAACAAAGTATATTGTTAAAAAAGCTTTACGGACAATCCGGAAATGA
- a CDS encoding AhpC/TSA family protein produces the protein MHTLATQIYQLNQNLFSQLPQEVLEAFEQSIEEIKTKNIEEISIRTGDLMPEFSLPNVFGRTIHSKDILKNGKMIMAFYRGSWCPYCHLELKFLQDHLSEIKAKNAVLLAISPQGPDHSLSMIEKNNLKFEVLTDHNNEFAKKLGIVFQLQDFVLSHYQNLGIRLSDFNNNEENSLPVPAVFVVDENKMVTYKFLDVNYMNRLNVEELIQAL, from the coding sequence ATGCACACCCTGGCCACCCAAATTTATCAGTTGAATCAAAACCTCTTTTCACAACTTCCACAGGAGGTTCTCGAAGCTTTTGAACAATCTATTGAAGAAATAAAGACAAAAAACATAGAAGAAATCAGTATCCGGACCGGAGACCTGATGCCAGAGTTTTCTCTGCCTAATGTCTTCGGCAGGACAATTCATTCAAAAGATATCCTTAAAAACGGGAAAATGATTATGGCTTTTTACAGAGGAAGCTGGTGTCCATATTGTCATCTGGAGCTGAAGTTTTTACAGGATCATCTTTCTGAAATCAAAGCTAAAAATGCTGTTCTGCTGGCCATTTCTCCTCAAGGTCCCGATCATTCTCTCAGTATGATTGAAAAAAATAACTTAAAATTTGAAGTATTAACAGACCACAATAATGAATTTGCTAAAAAGTTGGGAATAGTCTTTCAATTACAGGATTTCGTGCTGTCTCACTACCAAAATTTAGGCATCAGACTTTCTGATTTTAATAATAATGAAGAAAACAGTTTACCTGTTCCTGCTGTTTTTGTGGTCGATGAAAATAAAATGGTTACCTATAAATTTTTAGATGTAAATTACATGAACCGATTGAATGTGGAAGAATTAATACAAGCATTATGA
- a CDS encoding helix-turn-helix transcriptional regulator, with the protein METKGRAEENKICPLEIAVNTISGKWKIPIVWQINEGKKRPSEFLRGIAKVDRRVLNQQLTEMVEDGILGKQSFNELPPRVEYSLTPLGKQLVGILWQLNDWGKLLIPGDEKHPEKDH; encoded by the coding sequence ATGGAAACAAAGGGAAGAGCAGAGGAAAATAAAATTTGCCCGTTAGAAATAGCGGTGAATACAATCAGTGGAAAGTGGAAAATTCCTATCGTTTGGCAGATTAACGAAGGAAAAAAGCGTCCCAGTGAATTTCTTCGTGGGATCGCTAAGGTGGACCGCAGAGTTCTCAACCAACAGCTTACAGAAATGGTAGAAGACGGTATTCTTGGAAAACAGTCATTTAACGAACTGCCTCCACGGGTTGAATACAGTCTTACCCCACTTGGAAAGCAACTTGTCGGGATTCTATGGCAGTTGAATGATTGGGGAAAACTTTTAATTCCTGGTGACGAAAAACATCCGGAAAAGGATCATTAA
- a CDS encoding DUF4846 domain-containing protein, with translation MKKIIVSVVSGISILSCTKDTLSSNTSRLQTRDLVSENHVQINKDKNTIRERFDPPIDYNWVNEKPDSFGYFIENFKLKPYGSQILRYDGTPISAQHLHEAVFDIDTGNKDLQQCADAVIRLRAEYLYTIKKSDEIKFHFTSGDLLSWNDYKNGTRAFVNGHSVSFRKTMSFDDSYENFRNYLDLIFTYAGTISLNKETKPIDKNEDLKTGDILITPGSPGHVVFVAGVCKNPKGDRLFLLGEGFTPAQSIHLLSNPFSKKKSPWYDLNINAPETKTARYIFKPTNFRSF, from the coding sequence ATGAAAAAAATTATTGTGAGTGTAGTGTCAGGCATATCTATTCTGAGTTGTACCAAGGATACCTTATCATCAAATACAAGCCGGCTACAAACCAGGGATTTAGTTTCCGAAAATCATGTACAGATCAATAAGGATAAAAATACGATCAGGGAAAGGTTTGATCCTCCCATTGATTATAATTGGGTTAATGAGAAACCGGATTCTTTTGGGTATTTTATTGAAAATTTTAAACTAAAACCTTATGGAAGCCAGATTCTGCGATATGACGGAACGCCTATCTCTGCGCAACATCTGCACGAAGCGGTTTTTGATATTGACACAGGAAATAAAGATTTACAACAATGTGCTGATGCAGTTATTCGTCTGAGAGCCGAGTATTTGTATACTATCAAAAAATCTGATGAAATCAAATTTCATTTTACCAGTGGAGATTTGCTCAGCTGGAACGATTATAAAAACGGAACCAGAGCTTTTGTTAACGGACATTCCGTAAGCTTCAGAAAAACGATGAGCTTTGATGATTCTTATGAAAATTTCAGGAATTATCTTGATCTCATCTTTACTTATGCGGGGACTATTTCATTAAATAAGGAGACCAAACCGATCGATAAAAATGAAGATTTAAAGACCGGAGATATACTGATTACTCCTGGAAGCCCGGGCCATGTGGTATTTGTTGCAGGCGTTTGTAAAAATCCAAAAGGCGACAGATTATTTCTATTAGGAGAAGGTTTCACTCCGGCTCAGTCTATCCATCTGCTTTCCAACCCATTCAGTAAAAAAAAATCGCCCTGGTACGATCTGAATATCAACGCTCCGGAGACCAAAACTGCGCGCTATATTTTTAAACCGACAAACTTCAGAAGCTTTTAA
- the pfkA gene encoding 6-phosphofructokinase codes for MKESAVKKIAVLTSGGDSPGMNAALRAVVRTANYYNIECYGVREGYNGLINNDFLKMGARSVKNIINQGGTILKSARSAEFRTKEGRQKAYDNCVKLGIDGLVCIGGDGTFTGAKIFNEEFGIRVIGIPGTIDNDIFGTDNTIGYDTALNTAMDAIDKIRDTATSHNRVFFVEVMGRDAGFIALNSGLAAGALDILIPEKKDSIDELFAKFRNAEKTGKASSIVVVAEGEKLANVYELAEKTKKTFPDYDIRVAILGHMQRGGSPSCADRVLASRLGYGAVTGLMEGQTNVMAGMRSNDLTYTPIEEAIKKHNEINKDLLLISEILAL; via the coding sequence ATGAAAGAAAGTGCTGTAAAAAAGATTGCAGTTCTTACTTCAGGAGGAGACTCCCCAGGTATGAATGCTGCATTAAGAGCGGTAGTAAGAACCGCCAACTACTATAATATCGAATGCTATGGAGTAAGGGAAGGCTACAATGGCCTTATCAACAACGATTTCCTTAAAATGGGAGCCCGTTCCGTAAAAAATATAATCAACCAGGGTGGAACGATTCTAAAGTCTGCCAGATCTGCTGAATTCAGAACAAAAGAAGGACGTCAGAAAGCTTACGACAACTGTGTAAAGCTTGGAATAGACGGATTGGTATGTATTGGTGGGGACGGTACATTTACCGGTGCCAAAATTTTCAATGAAGAATTCGGAATCAGAGTGATTGGAATTCCGGGAACGATCGACAACGATATTTTTGGGACAGATAATACCATTGGGTATGACACTGCTTTGAATACTGCCATGGATGCAATTGATAAAATCCGTGATACCGCAACTTCTCACAACAGAGTTTTCTTTGTAGAGGTAATGGGCCGTGATGCAGGCTTTATTGCACTGAACAGCGGATTGGCTGCAGGAGCACTAGATATCCTGATTCCTGAGAAAAAAGACAGCATTGATGAGCTTTTCGCCAAATTCAGAAATGCTGAAAAAACAGGAAAAGCTTCAAGTATTGTAGTGGTAGCGGAAGGTGAAAAATTAGCCAACGTTTACGAACTTGCGGAAAAAACAAAAAAGACCTTTCCTGATTATGACATCCGTGTAGCCATTTTGGGGCATATGCAAAGAGGAGGTTCTCCGAGCTGTGCAGACAGAGTTCTGGCGAGCAGACTGGGCTACGGTGCAGTAACGGGATTGATGGAAGGACAAACCAATGTAATGGCAGGAATGCGTTCCAATGACTTGACGTACACACCGATAGAAGAAGCCATTAAAAAACATAATGAAATCAATAAAGATCTTTTGCTGATTTCAGAAATTTTAGCACTCTAA
- the gap gene encoding type I glyceraldehyde-3-phosphate dehydrogenase: MSTIKVGINGFGRIGRLVFRAMTERDNIEVVGINDLINAEYMAYMLKYDSVHGIFPGEVSVEGNDLVVNGKRIRVTAERDPNNLKWNEIGADYIVESTGLFLSKDTAQAHINAGAKKVILSAPSKDDTPMFVMGVNHKELTDDIKILSNASCTTNCLAPLAKVIHDKFGIVEGLMTTVHATTATQKTVDGPSVKDWRGGRAALNNIIPSSTGAAKAVGKVIPSLNGKLTGMSFRVPTVDVSVVDLTVRLEKATSYDEICAAIKEASEGELKGILGYTEDAVVSQDFVGDKRTSIFDKDAGIMLSPNFVKLVSWYDNEMGYSNKLVDMLVHAASL, encoded by the coding sequence ATGTCAACAATTAAAGTAGGTATCAACGGTTTTGGTAGAATTGGACGTCTTGTTTTCAGAGCAATGACTGAAAGAGACAACATTGAAGTTGTAGGAATCAATGACCTAATCAATGCAGAATACATGGCTTACATGTTAAAATATGACTCTGTACATGGTATTTTCCCAGGTGAAGTTTCTGTAGAAGGAAATGATCTTGTCGTTAACGGAAAAAGAATCAGAGTAACTGCAGAAAGAGATCCTAACAACCTAAAATGGAACGAGATCGGTGCTGACTATATCGTAGAATCTACAGGTCTTTTCTTATCTAAAGATACTGCTCAGGCTCACATCAATGCGGGAGCAAAGAAAGTAATCCTTTCTGCCCCTTCTAAAGATGATACTCCAATGTTTGTAATGGGGGTAAACCACAAGGAACTTACCGATGATATCAAAATTTTATCAAACGCTTCTTGTACTACCAACTGTTTAGCTCCTTTAGCTAAAGTAATCCATGACAAATTCGGAATCGTAGAAGGTTTAATGACAACGGTACACGCTACAACAGCAACTCAAAAGACGGTTGACGGTCCTTCAGTAAAAGACTGGAGAGGAGGTAGAGCTGCCCTAAACAATATCATCCCTTCTTCTACAGGTGCTGCGAAAGCGGTAGGAAAAGTAATCCCTTCACTAAACGGAAAATTAACAGGTATGTCTTTCAGAGTACCGACTGTTGACGTTTCTGTGGTTGACCTTACAGTAAGATTGGAAAAAGCGACTTCTTATGATGAGATCTGTGCTGCAATCAAAGAAGCATCTGAAGGTGAATTGAAAGGTATCCTAGGATATACTGAAGATGCAGTAGTATCTCAGGACTTCGTTGGAGATAAGAGAACTTCTATCTTCGATAAAGATGCTGGTATCATGCTTTCTCCTAACTTCGTAAAACTTGTTTCCTGGTATGATAACGAAATGGGGTATTCAAACAAGTTAGTTGATATGCTTGTACACGCTGCTTCTTTATAG